From a single Methanobrevibacter sp. genomic region:
- a CDS encoding CBS domain-containing protein: MVGKKSFVKDYMTKNVICVSPNTPTEEIIELMRTSRHNSYPVVEDEKLVGMVTAFDVVSKEWADTVDGLMSTKLIVANPDLSINDASRVMFRRGISRMPVVDENSKIVGIITNTDMVRSHIERSTPNKVEYFKKTLEQLYDIKATLRHIPVETNKLRPTQDRVYADELEGRAYELKRGLAEPAIVVKTGNRWILVDGHHRAVASSQQGYETVDSYVIDLGQDIKLGMEKTADKAGIKTFEDIEIIDDDKHPLIALTESLQDQERKSDD, from the coding sequence ATGGTGGGAAAAAAATCTTTTGTTAAAGATTATATGACAAAAAATGTTATTTGTGTTTCCCCAAATACTCCTACTGAAGAAATTATCGAATTAATGAGAACAAGTCGCCATAATAGTTATCCAGTTGTTGAAGATGAAAAGCTAGTTGGAATGGTGACTGCATTTGATGTTGTATCTAAAGAATGGGCAGATACAGTTGACGGGTTGATGAGCACAAAATTAATTGTTGCTAACCCAGATTTATCCATAAATGATGCATCCCGAGTAATGTTCAGAAGAGGAATCTCTAGAATGCCTGTTGTTGATGAAAACAGTAAAATTGTTGGAATCATAACCAATACAGATATGGTAAGATCACATATTGAAAGATCAACCCCAAACAAGGTAGAATATTTCAAGAAAACTTTAGAACAATTATATGACATCAAAGCTACCTTAAGACATATACCTGTTGAAACTAATAAATTACGCCCAACACAGGACAGAGTTTATGCAGATGAGCTCGAAGGAAGAGCATATGAATTAAAAAGAGGTTTAGCAGAACCTGCAATTGTTGTGAAAACTGGTAACAGATGGATATTAGTTGATGGACATCACAGAGCTGTTGCTTCATCACAACAAGGCTATGAAACTGTAGATTCATATGTTATTGATTTAGGGCAAGATATAAAATTAGGCATGGAAAAAACTGCTGATAAGGCCGGAATTAAAACATTTGAGGATATTGAAATCATCGATGATGACAAACATCCACTAATAGCCCTTACAGAAAGTCTCCAAGACCAAGAACGTAAAAGTGATGATTAG
- a CDS encoding phosphoribosyl-ATP diphosphatase, which yields MSDKIIREVYEVLESRRDNPIDSYTSKIMQDSNKKAEDKILEKIAEEAGEVLIASKNDENLVYESVDLIFHTLLLLVYKGIDLDNVFDEFERRRK from the coding sequence ATGAGTGACAAAATTATAAGAGAAGTATATGAAGTTTTAGAATCACGTCGTGATAATCCTATTGACTCATACACATCAAAAATCATGCAAGACAGTAACAAAAAAGCAGAAGATAAAATACTCGAAAAAATAGCTGAAGAAGCTGGTGAAGTATTAATTGCTTCTAAAAATGACGAAAATTTAGTTTATGAATCTGTCGACTTAATTTTCCACACATTATTACTCCTTGTTTACAAAGGAATAGACCTTGATAATGTGTTCGACGAATTTGAAAGAAGAAGAAAATAA
- a CDS encoding ABC transporter permease encodes MFDTIAEKKFLLKELVKKDLTSKYKDSILGILWSFLNPLLIMLVFTAIFSMLFGRQIENYPVYFLTGRVIFDFYNAGTKGAMRSIKRNANLLKKIYVPKYMFSVSAICYEFVNFLISMVILFLVMIITGASFHWTIILSIIPMFFLVCLIFGVGLILAVCNTYFTDIGHLYNVFTLVLMYASALFYPMEIVPALVQRIFTLNPVYSAISCFRDCISYGIFPNTSTLLYLAVFSLTALGIGLCLFKLYEKKLVLEI; translated from the coding sequence ATGTTTGATACAATCGCAGAAAAGAAATTCTTATTGAAAGAGTTAGTTAAAAAAGACTTAACTTCAAAATATAAAGATTCCATTCTAGGTATACTTTGGAGTTTTCTTAATCCTCTTTTGATAATGTTAGTTTTTACAGCTATTTTCTCAATGTTATTCGGACGTCAAATTGAGAACTATCCCGTTTATTTCTTAACTGGAAGAGTCATCTTTGATTTCTACAATGCAGGAACAAAAGGTGCGATGAGATCAATAAAAAGAAATGCAAATCTGCTCAAAAAGATTTATGTTCCTAAATATATGTTTTCCGTAAGTGCAATATGCTATGAATTTGTTAACTTTTTAATTTCAATGGTAATATTGTTCTTAGTAATGATAATTACAGGTGCTTCATTCCATTGGACAATAATTTTATCAATAATTCCAATGTTCTTCTTAGTTTGCTTGATATTTGGAGTTGGATTAATCTTAGCAGTATGTAACACTTACTTCACAGATATTGGACATTTATACAATGTATTTACACTTGTATTGATGTATGCATCTGCATTATTCTATCCTATGGAAATCGTTCCAGCATTAGTTCAAAGAATATTTACATTAAATCCAGTTTATTCAGCGATTTCATGTTTCAGGGATTGTATCAGTTATGGAATTTTCCCAAATACCTCCACATTATTATACTTAGCAGTATTTTCATTAACAGCATTAGGTATTGGACTATGCTTATTCAAACTTTATGAGAAGAAATTAGTATTAGAAATATAG
- a CDS encoding ATP-binding cassette domain-containing protein, translated as MSLIDKIKNLFTDNKKQKEIKQIPVDTKFQNNRFNNIRIYAPDYVMSKENRYYVQVLDNSNNPIENETISLYLDEKFYEKHTDKQGYVSFKISPKKTRKETRIYCPSDEEFCPYVTAKLIHPDNINPEESSKLELYAPNMSIYSKDEPYYSARLLDSEGNPLSGETITFNFNEETFEKTTDEKGFASIELSLNEGTYTIETIFKSNDNTKSISKTSKIDVKTRNIDRKVMIEVKHLAMEFKVSKDKIDTLKEYIIRTIKRNKKEAEKIRILDDISFNVYQGERVGILGFNGAGKSTLLRIIAGIYEPSEGEIKIHGKIAPLLELSAGFDKNYTGKNNIFLNGALLSMEEDFIREKYDEIVEFSELGEHINYPVKNYSKGMRAKLGFSIATLINPEILIIDEILAVGDIKFRKKSSEKIKSMMKDGVTVLLVSHSINQIKNICDRCIWIENGQVYMEGPAKKVCDAYVKSAKKK; from the coding sequence ATGAGTTTAATTGATAAAATAAAAAATTTATTTACAGATAATAAAAAACAAAAAGAAATTAAACAAATTCCTGTAGATACTAAATTTCAAAATAATAGATTTAACAATATTAGAATTTATGCTCCTGATTATGTGATGAGTAAAGAAAATAGATATTATGTGCAAGTATTAGATAACTCTAATAATCCCATTGAAAATGAAACAATAAGTTTGTATCTTGATGAAAAATTTTACGAAAAACATACAGACAAACAAGGATATGTATCATTCAAAATTTCTCCTAAAAAAACTAGGAAAGAAACTAGAATATATTGTCCATCAGATGAAGAATTTTGTCCTTATGTAACTGCTAAATTAATACATCCTGATAATATAAATCCCGAAGAATCTTCTAAACTAGAGTTATATGCACCAAATATGAGCATTTACTCAAAAGATGAACCTTATTACAGTGCAAGATTACTTGATAGTGAGGGTAATCCATTGAGTGGTGAAACAATCACTTTTAATTTTAATGAGGAGACATTCGAAAAAACAACTGATGAAAAAGGATTTGCAAGCATAGAATTATCATTAAATGAAGGAACATACACAATTGAAACAATATTTAAAAGTAATGATAACACAAAATCCATTTCTAAAACCTCAAAAATTGATGTTAAAACCAGAAACATAGATCGTAAGGTGATGATCGAAGTTAAACATCTTGCAATGGAATTTAAAGTATCAAAAGATAAAATTGATACATTAAAAGAATACATTATTAGAACCATTAAAAGAAACAAAAAAGAAGCCGAAAAAATTAGAATATTAGATGATATTTCATTCAATGTTTATCAAGGTGAAAGAGTAGGTATTCTTGGATTTAACGGTGCTGGAAAAAGTACTCTTTTAAGAATAATAGCAGGTATCTATGAACCTAGCGAAGGAGAAATAAAAATTCATGGCAAAATTGCCCCGTTACTTGAGTTAAGTGCAGGATTTGACAAAAATTACACTGGAAAAAACAATATCTTTTTAAATGGTGCTCTTCTAAGTATGGAAGAAGATTTCATCAGAGAAAAATATGATGAGATAGTTGAATTTTCAGAACTTGGTGAACACATAAATTATCCTGTTAAAAATTACTCCAAGGGTATGAGAGCAAAATTAGGTTTTTCAATAGCTACTCTCATCAATCCTGAAATTTTAATCATTGATGAAATTTTAGCCGTTGGAGATATTAAGTTCAGAAAGAAAAGTTCTGAAAAGATTAAATCAATGATGAAAGATGGTGTCACAGTACTCCTAGTATCTCACTCCATAAACCAAATAAAAAACATTTGTGACAGATGCATTTGGATTGAAAATGGACAAGTATACATGGAAGGACCTGCAAAGAAAGTCTGTGATGCTTATGTTAAAAGTGCTAAGAAAAAGTAG
- a CDS encoding bifunctional glycosyltransferase family 2 protein/CDP-glycerol:glycerophosphate glycerophosphotransferase, producing the protein MDEIEFSIIIPAHNSELGIRESIDSIINQTLNFEENIEIIIADNNSEDKTKDICSDYISKYSNIQYIQLDTVNFSRAKNEAIKKAQGKFIAFLEPHDFFSKDSLLNLLKFINDHEDIDLALLPIFYYKNGRKEQYLNYKIQNSKKIDLIENPQYSQLLGLSTFFRNRSSAEIELLDVVNGNITFFSEILINNPSLGICCEGSYFAKNLEEKIYPSSTVSYSREEYEKYIQINFNHLKEKCFNKFSGIPEFIQFNFINHLRWILSIQKTDDKIDLTLLAENIMHIKDNALLKNRLLDNKLTITAFLLKYNNDLNDEIIEKLNLNTVFIDIYDIIDNKLHILANIININPRNIEILFDNKTKEFKKLTFPNKYAPCLGHDLLHDYSMECIIPITTDKQSKLEFKQKNKSLHIDFSRPCNFSKSVGYAKTKHYLSILENDKIIVEKNTSSKWIKQEIKSLINMVRKHESGFIKAVPFRIAYMISYPFLKDRKIWFFMDRPNDADDNGLALFKYAVEQDDDIDKYFILSSENKEFDNIKKIGNVIGYKSLKHRFLGMFVENIITSHPDNGVIYPFWGGYPFFAGLLKSSTMFLQHGVIKDDISYWVNKANMNLSLFLTSTIKEYESVLENPYNYDNYVVQLLGLPRYDGLKNREDKKQILIMPSWRRDLEFKSKEYIKENEFFKRFNSLINNKQLIEAARENNYEIIFKPHPNVYDFIELFDTNDYVKIDYEKTRYQTLFNSGSLAITDYSSAIFDFAYLNKPVLYYQYSDDYHFNLEDSYFDYETMGFGEVVKKEDELVDLINEYIENDCRLKEEYANRIKNTFKFNDRKNCKRVYDRIKEIKLKD; encoded by the coding sequence TTGGATGAAATTGAATTTTCAATCATAATACCCGCACATAATTCAGAATTGGGAATAAGAGAGTCAATTGATTCCATAATTAATCAAACACTTAATTTTGAAGAGAATATTGAAATAATTATTGCAGATAATAATAGTGAAGATAAAACTAAGGATATCTGCTCTGATTACATTTCCAAATATTCAAACATACAATATATTCAGTTAGACACAGTTAATTTTTCCAGAGCGAAGAATGAGGCAATTAAAAAAGCTCAGGGAAAATTTATTGCTTTTTTAGAACCCCATGACTTCTTTTCAAAAGATTCACTTTTAAATCTTTTAAAGTTCATTAATGATCATGAAGACATTGATTTAGCGCTGCTTCCAATTTTTTATTATAAAAATGGAAGAAAAGAACAATACTTGAATTATAAAATTCAAAACAGCAAAAAAATCGATTTAATAGAAAATCCACAATATTCACAATTACTCGGATTATCCACTTTTTTTAGAAATAGATCCAGTGCAGAAATCGAACTTTTAGATGTCGTTAATGGGAATATTACTTTTTTTAGTGAGATTTTAATCAATAACCCAAGTTTAGGTATCTGCTGTGAGGGATCTTACTTTGCAAAGAACCTTGAAGAAAAAATTTACCCTTCAAGCACTGTGAGTTATTCTAGAGAAGAATACGAAAAATACATCCAAATCAATTTTAATCATTTAAAAGAAAAATGCTTCAACAAATTCTCCGGAATACCAGAATTCATCCAGTTCAATTTTATAAATCATTTAAGATGGATATTGTCAATACAAAAAACAGACGATAAAATTGATTTGACACTCTTAGCTGAAAATATCATGCATATCAAAGATAATGCACTATTAAAGAATAGATTACTCGACAATAAACTCACAATTACAGCATTCTTGTTAAAATACAACAATGACTTAAACGATGAGATTATAGAAAAATTAAATCTGAATACCGTATTTATCGATATATATGATATTATTGACAATAAACTCCACATTTTGGCAAACATTATAAACATCAATCCAAGAAATATTGAGATATTATTTGATAATAAAACAAAAGAATTTAAGAAATTGACTTTTCCAAATAAATATGCTCCTTGTTTAGGCCATGATTTATTACATGACTATTCAATGGAATGCATCATCCCAATTACCACAGATAAACAATCAAAACTTGAATTTAAACAAAAAAATAAATCATTGCATATTGATTTTTCAAGGCCATGCAATTTCTCAAAAAGTGTCGGATATGCAAAAACAAAACATTACTTGAGCATTCTGGAAAATGATAAGATAATAGTTGAGAAGAACACTTCATCCAAATGGATCAAACAAGAAATAAAAAGCTTAATAAATATGGTCAGGAAACATGAATCTGGATTTATAAAAGCAGTTCCATTTAGAATAGCATATATGATTAGTTATCCCTTCCTAAAAGACAGAAAAATATGGTTTTTCATGGACCGTCCGAATGATGCTGATGACAATGGATTAGCATTATTCAAATATGCTGTAGAACAGGACGATGATATTGATAAATACTTCATTTTAAGTTCAGAGAATAAGGAATTTGATAATATTAAAAAGATAGGCAATGTCATTGGATACAAATCCCTCAAGCATAGATTCTTAGGAATGTTTGTTGAAAATATAATAACTTCCCATCCTGACAATGGAGTCATTTATCCATTTTGGGGAGGTTATCCATTTTTTGCAGGTCTTTTAAAATCCAGCACAATGTTTTTACAGCATGGTGTCATAAAGGATGATATTTCCTATTGGGTAAATAAAGCCAACATGAATTTATCTTTATTCTTGACATCAACCATTAAAGAATATGAGTCAGTATTAGAAAATCCTTACAACTATGATAATTATGTTGTTCAATTACTAGGCCTACCTAGATATGATGGTCTCAAAAACCGGGAAGACAAAAAACAAATTTTAATCATGCCGTCATGGAGAAGAGATTTAGAATTTAAATCAAAAGAATACATTAAGGAAAATGAATTTTTCAAAAGATTCAATTCATTAATCAACAATAAACAACTTATTGAAGCAGCACGTGAAAACAATTATGAAATAATATTCAAACCACATCCAAACGTGTATGATTTTATCGAATTATTCGATACAAATGATTATGTTAAAATAGATTATGAAAAAACAAGATATCAAACATTATTCAACAGCGGATCATTAGCAATTACAGACTACTCCTCTGCAATATTTGATTTTGCATATCTAAATAAACCTGTCTTATATTACCAATACAGTGATGATTATCATTTCAATTTAGAAGACAGTTATTTTGATTATGAAACAATGGGTTTTGGAGAAGTTGTGAAAAAAGAAGACGAATTAGTTGATTTGATTAATGAATATATTGAAAACGACTGCAGACTTAAAGAAGAGTATGCCAATAGGATTAAAAATACTTTCAAGTTCAATGACAGAAAAAATTGTAAAAGAGTGTATGATAGAATTAAAGAAATTAAACTAAAGGATTAA
- a CDS encoding GNAT family N-acetyltransferase encodes MRYENFNPQIHDTRKVAKLVYDVDYRTFDLLFKTPEKAVSTIENDLKKHEPENTFKVILDDEMQVIGVLMAYVSEKPFDLRLKSLKLIIVDILDYFVLCDVKKDDLYIAELAIDESLRGQGLGRQVVLDVIDYARSKNLNRVTIDADFRNAGAKKLYERIGFNIFNKKRVKIGSFERGMQNMELIL; translated from the coding sequence TTGAGATATGAAAATTTCAATCCTCAAATTCATGATACTCGTAAGGTTGCAAAACTGGTCTATGATGTTGACTATAGAACTTTTGACTTGCTTTTCAAGACTCCAGAAAAAGCAGTCTCAACAATTGAAAATGATTTGAAAAAACATGAACCTGAAAATACATTTAAAGTAATATTGGATGATGAAATGCAGGTAATAGGTGTTTTGATGGCATATGTATCTGAAAAACCATTTGATTTAAGATTGAAATCTCTAAAATTAATCATAGTAGATATCTTGGACTATTTTGTTTTGTGTGATGTTAAAAAGGATGATTTATATATTGCAGAATTGGCTATTGACGAATCTTTAAGAGGTCAGGGATTGGGCCGTCAGGTGGTACTTGATGTAATTGATTATGCCCGTTCTAAAAATTTGAACCGTGTTACTATTGATGCGGATTTTAGAAATGCTGGTGCTAAAAAACTATATGAAAGAATTGGATTCAATATCTTCAATAAAAAAAGAGTTAAAATTGGAAGTTTTGAGAGAGGGATGCAGAACATGGAATTAATCCTTTAG
- the larB gene encoding nickel pincer cofactor biosynthesis protein LarB: protein MKDILERLVNREINIDDAERLINADKILEFDEIAKFDAKRKDRTGFPEAVFAQSKAFEDLLLIIDKYMDSDNDNLILTRLSNERYEMLLDEFDDDAFIFEYNKRAQILIIKKEIVDREPIAKIGIMTAGTSDINIAEEARVIVEEGGCEAVTSYDVGVAGIHRLFPQIARMVEEDVRAIIVCAGMEGALPSVVAGLVDIPVIAVPTSVGYGVGEGGRVALDSMLQSCAPGIAVVNIDNGFGAGVFALTIVRSSG from the coding sequence ATGAAAGATATTCTTGAAAGATTAGTCAATAGGGAAATTAATATTGATGATGCAGAAAGATTGATCAATGCAGATAAAATTTTGGAATTTGATGAAATTGCTAAATTTGATGCTAAAAGAAAGGATCGCACCGGTTTTCCAGAAGCTGTTTTTGCGCAAAGCAAAGCTTTTGAAGATTTGCTTTTAATAATTGACAAATACATGGATTCTGATAATGATAATCTGATTCTTACTAGATTGTCCAATGAAAGATATGAAATGCTTTTGGATGAATTTGATGATGATGCTTTTATTTTTGAATACAATAAAAGAGCTCAAATATTAATTATAAAAAAAGAGATTGTTGATAGGGAACCGATTGCAAAAATAGGTATCATGACTGCTGGAACTTCAGATATTAACATTGCTGAAGAAGCTCGTGTAATCGTTGAGGAAGGTGGATGTGAAGCTGTCACTTCATATGATGTTGGTGTGGCTGGAATTCACAGATTATTCCCGCAAATAGCTCGCATGGTTGAAGAAGATGTTCGTGCAATTATTGTATGTGCAGGAATGGAAGGAGCATTGCCTTCTGTTGTTGCAGGACTTGTAGATATTCCTGTTATTGCGGTTCCAACATCTGTAGGTTATGGTGTTGGAGAAGGTGGAAGAGTTGCTCTTGATTCAATGCTTCAGTCTTGTGCTCCGGGAATTGCAGTTGTAAATATTGATAATGGTTTTGGTGCTGGGGTATTTGCACTTACAATAGTAAGGAGTAGTGGTTAG
- the hypF gene encoding carbamoyltransferase HypF: MNALKILTQGIVQGVGFRPYVYRLAADLNLKGHVRNLGNVVEIIIEGEDTELFVERLPKELPPIAKINSMNVEAIDFNNYSDFKIVESGDSYSGISVIPPDIAICDKCLEEIRNPNDRRYKYAFNACTDCGPRFTVIESVPYDRIRTSMDEFPLCDDCLVEYKEPLNRRYHGEAICCNDCGPQMEIYEGQTKIVTDNPIKLGADKLKEGKIVAIKGIGGTHLVVDAYNDDAITELRNRLNRPNQAFAVMCKDLKSLQKYAELTQKEIETITSNKRPIVILKKKDNYPFPESLAPGLHNIGVMLPYSPMHYLLFDEGDIDTYVMTSANIPGEPMMIENEDIIKGVNDYSLVHNRKILNRCDDSVIRFRNNELSFIRRSRGYTPEPYTINYDVNDLNVLALGPELDVTFSIAKDNIVYPSQHIGNTNKPKTLVFLRKAIENMERITKINEFDTIACDMHPHFFTTRLAHELAEKYDAEVIPIQHHHAHSIALANDSAIDEMIVIAADGVGYGSDGTSWGGEILYTDVKNFERMGHLQPQMMPGGDVATKHPARMLASILDDEDLIKNYSNYFKYGEIEIKNIFKQINAGINVGKTTSTGRILDSMAVALEICHERTYEGECSMKLESAAYYSTKDIEIPIIIEDNILNTSEILKEVVKLYQSGEKKADVAAAGQNAIARGLSKLAIQSADKKYIKEIGATGGVFYNEAITNTVKNCIENNGFNFIQHKNTCAGDGSVSLGQAIIAKKL, encoded by the coding sequence ATGAATGCTTTAAAGATTTTAACACAGGGAATAGTGCAAGGTGTAGGATTTAGACCATATGTCTATAGATTGGCAGCTGACCTAAATCTTAAAGGACATGTGAGAAACCTTGGAAATGTTGTTGAAATCATTATTGAAGGTGAAGATACAGAATTGTTTGTTGAAAGACTCCCGAAAGAGTTGCCACCAATAGCAAAAATCAATTCAATGAACGTTGAAGCAATTGATTTTAATAATTATTCTGATTTTAAAATTGTTGAAAGTGGAGATTCATATTCTGGAATTAGTGTAATTCCTCCTGACATTGCAATATGTGACAAATGTCTTGAAGAAATCCGTAATCCAAATGATAGACGTTACAAATATGCATTTAATGCCTGTACTGACTGCGGACCCAGATTCACAGTAATTGAAAGTGTGCCATACGACAGGATAAGAACTTCAATGGATGAATTCCCATTATGTGACGACTGTCTAGTAGAATACAAAGAACCATTAAACAGACGTTATCATGGTGAAGCAATATGCTGCAATGACTGCGGACCACAAATGGAAATATATGAAGGTCAAACAAAAATAGTTACTGACAATCCAATTAAATTAGGTGCAGATAAATTAAAAGAAGGAAAAATAGTAGCCATTAAGGGAATTGGGGGAACACATTTAGTTGTTGATGCATACAATGACGATGCAATAACAGAATTAAGAAATCGCCTTAACCGTCCAAACCAGGCTTTTGCAGTAATGTGCAAAGATTTGAAAAGCCTTCAAAAATATGCTGAATTGACCCAAAAAGAAATTGAAACAATAACCTCAAACAAAAGGCCAATTGTTATCTTGAAGAAAAAGGACAATTATCCTTTCCCTGAAAGTTTAGCTCCGGGACTTCACAACATAGGAGTTATGCTTCCATACTCACCAATGCATTATTTGCTCTTTGATGAAGGAGACATTGACACATACGTAATGACTTCTGCAAATATCCCTGGAGAGCCTATGATGATTGAAAATGAAGATATAATCAAAGGAGTTAACGATTATTCATTAGTCCACAATCGTAAAATCTTAAACAGATGTGATGATTCAGTGATAAGATTTAGAAACAATGAACTTTCATTCATCAGAAGATCTCGAGGATACACTCCGGAGCCTTACACAATAAATTACGATGTAAATGACTTGAATGTACTTGCATTAGGTCCGGAACTTGATGTTACATTCTCAATTGCAAAAGACAATATAGTATATCCTTCTCAACACATAGGAAATACAAACAAACCTAAAACATTAGTATTTCTAAGAAAAGCTATTGAAAACATGGAAAGAATTACAAAAATCAATGAATTTGATACAATTGCATGTGATATGCATCCTCATTTCTTCACAACAAGACTTGCACATGAACTGGCTGAAAAATATGATGCGGAAGTCATCCCAATCCAACATCATCATGCACATTCAATTGCCCTTGCAAATGACAGTGCAATTGATGAAATGATTGTAATTGCTGCTGATGGAGTAGGTTATGGAAGTGACGGAACCAGTTGGGGTGGAGAAATTCTCTACACTGATGTCAAAAACTTTGAGAGAATGGGACACTTGCAACCTCAAATGATGCCCGGAGGAGATGTTGCAACCAAACATCCTGCCCGTATGCTTGCAAGTATATTGGATGATGAAGATTTAATTAAAAATTATTCAAATTACTTCAAATATGGAGAAATCGAAATAAAAAACATTTTTAAACAGATAAACGCTGGAATCAATGTTGGTAAAACCACAAGTACAGGAAGAATTCTTGATTCAATGGCAGTTGCTCTTGAAATATGTCATGAACGTACCTATGAAGGAGAATGCTCAATGAAACTTGAATCTGCTGCATATTACTCAACTAAAGATATAGAAATCCCAATAATCATTGAAGACAACATTTTAAATACAAGTGAAATATTAAAAGAAGTTGTAAAACTATATCAAAGTGGTGAGAAGAAAGCAGATGTTGCTGCAGCTGGTCAAAATGCCATTGCACGTGGTTTAAGTAAACTTGCAATCCAATCAGCAGATAAAAAATACATAAAAGAAATTGGTGCTACAGGCGGTGTATTCTACAACGAAGCAATTACAAACACAGTTAAAAATTGCATAGAAAATAATGGATTTAATTTTATTCAACACAAAAACACTTGTGCTGGAGATGGATCTGTATCACTCGGTCAAGCGATAATAGCTAAAAAATTATAA
- a CDS encoding ArsR family transcriptional regulator, which produces MSRNDDIDNIRKNRKNVNSSNGHIEIRGNYNDQLGGIDKEDILDVMGCKTRRDIINLLREEPMFVSEISNELDIGQKAIIAHLRAMEDIGILNSSYKKILRGRPRKYYDLQNEVNIHITINRNTFDVNLSEDMLNTLQLPSGDEWSKLLDIEKRIDDGQLEAIDELKNQIRLYSNLKERAEYILERTLRNR; this is translated from the coding sequence ATGAGTAGAAATGATGACATTGATAATATTAGAAAAAATCGCAAAAATGTCAATTCTTCTAATGGCCACATAGAAATTAGAGGAAACTATAATGACCAATTGGGAGGGATTGACAAAGAAGACATCCTCGATGTAATGGGTTGTAAGACTAGAAGAGACATTATAAATCTTTTAAGGGAAGAGCCTATGTTTGTTAGCGAAATCTCAAATGAACTGGATATTGGTCAAAAAGCAATTATCGCTCATTTGCGCGCAATGGAAGATATAGGGATATTGAATTCTTCTTATAAAAAGATTTTAAGAGGTCGTCCACGTAAATACTATGATTTACAAAATGAGGTTAATATCCATATTACCATTAACAGGAATACTTTTGATGTTAACTTGTCTGAGGACATGCTCAATACATTGCAACTTCCATCAGGTGACGAATGGTCTAAATTATTAGATATTGAAAAAAGAATAGATGATGGACAACTTGAAGCTATTGATGAGTTGAAAAATCAAATAAGATTATATAGTAATCTTAAGGAAAGGGCAGAGTATATTCTTGAAAGAACTCTAAGAAATAGATAA
- a CDS encoding nucleotide exchange factor GrpE, protein MTDEIKSETEVETQDIQEKYDELLEELTQKDEELAEIKENLEKQEAENKEYISLSQRLQADFENFKKITDRRNKDLVKFANEDLIKDFLDCYEDFGRALEIKNDEDLKEGVKLIYNKFKDVLTKEGITEIPAKGEKFDLNKHEAMMVQESEDVENGYIIEELMKGYMYKDKVLKYSKVIVCKK, encoded by the coding sequence ATGACTGACGAAATTAAAAGCGAAACTGAAGTTGAAACTCAAGATATTCAAGAAAAGTATGATGAACTTCTTGAAGAGTTAACTCAAAAAGATGAAGAGTTGGCTGAAATCAAAGAAAATCTTGAAAAACAAGAAGCAGAAAACAAAGAATATATTTCACTTTCACAAAGACTTCAAGCAGATTTCGAAAATTTCAAAAAAATTACTGATAGAAGAAACAAAGATCTTGTTAAATTCGCAAATGAAGATTTAATTAAAGATTTTCTTGATTGCTACGAAGATTTCGGTAGAGCTTTAGAAATTAAGAATGACGAAGACTTGAAAGAAGGTGTAAAACTTATCTATAATAAATTTAAAGATGTATTGACCAAAGAAGGTATTACTGAAATTCCTGCAAAAGGGGAAAAATTCGACTTGAACAAGCATGAAGCAATGATGGTTCAAGAATCTGAAGATGTTGAAAATGGTTATATTATAGAAGAATTAATGAAAGGCTACATGTACAAAGATAAAGTCCTTAAATACTCAAAAGTTATTGTTTGTAAAAAATAA